The Bombus pyrosoma isolate SC7728 linkage group LG3, ASM1482585v1, whole genome shotgun sequence genome has a segment encoding these proteins:
- the LOC122577939 gene encoding zinc finger CCHC domain-containing protein 2 — protein sequence MVCKENVVSWFGNLSSYKRIDVMCTLLNMCLPFEVRYLGTCVEDIGKRDYNDLRDTEHHANSATDLAELTTLGVADKRTRRKLALYMALLHSCNYACAVILYKNLSNFDYQEISNLLNGTTFTPDDQPLEELLLLYTMALNHPAFTYEQKSVFGNIYIKLQEEEARLNLSKLNSSYKQTQGCAPCMNTNERLMDTEMQGSCMMAPPPMQTYHGEMTMRNNTMVTGVPPGLSMPPPGLCLPTPEQMPMGSGGATQYLHLGFPSVNHMPPWTGQVMMGNQLMYHTGDMLAYPPSPLVSRQSSPSQSRSPSRSNSPMGRRNNTMPRTSSQVTQSTSNTLTSTSASNSQTSICSSNANSLPPLPTLGTNRSHPSQPPLLPSRSVPLSISSSTTFSRHNSIENTPSTLIPAAPQSKQPPPPRLRSSISGDSLRETLGKEMPNFKGNLQNFSLDEIRRMSDEDLREIGLTQNAVGQLRSIVKSQTTNGLNQISTDKKLDSASSTTHTVVDSVENEAIPGMEMLNDNGNQSSKSMPLQEQHPAMHHHHNHAATPNLRRYPTMPPLDPAQIQMYPAPPPMYAAQNAPCYACLTLPVAGVQNRYSRCNAQHVYCLTQLQALRLDPENSRHCSQSSSSDSTGSRSPPETPPAAPWVSGSESNPPPVTDHLSSAPVHSTSAVSHPASQQPIQSGPERQRTRRNQTHVMRHKNQMVNGGGPPNLSQCVSFPTPPSQSQVTYLPHGHFPALRPSSGIYSNFSHGPYARPAYPTTYQPNGEMMYQYPGHPSSGGTPPPPPNAAATPVQAPYMPPTPIVTYAPAAVPPTKISCYNCGSSSHLAVDCKDQTMEDLTKKAQYRLDYSIMKQPGECPNSDK from the exons TTATAAACGCATCGATGTCATGTGCACGTTACTAAACATGTGCCTGCCGTTTGAAGTACGATACCTTGGCACTTGTGTAGAGGATATTGGTAAACGGGACTACAATGATCTCCGTGACACGGAACATCATGCAAACAGTGCCACTGATCTTGCCGAATTAACAACCTTAGGTGTGGCAGATAAACGCACACGAAGGAAACTTGCGCTCTACATGGCATTATTACATTCTTGTAACTATGCATGTGCTGTAATCTTGTACaagaatttgtcaaattttgaCTACCAAGAAATCTCTAACCTATTAAATGGGACCACCTTTACACCGGATGATCAACCACTTGAAGAACTGCTCTTATTGTATACAATGGCTTTAAATCATCCAGCATTTACATATGAGCAGAAAAGTGTCTTCggtaatatttacataaagcttcaagaagaagaagctcgTCTGAATCTTTCAAAGTTAAATTCATCTTACAAACAAACACAA GGTTGCGCGCCATGTATGAATACAAATGAAAGATTAATGGACACAGAGATGCAAGGCAGTTGTATGATGGCTCCACCACCAATGCAAACTTATCATG GAGAAATGACAATGAGAAATAATACCATGGTAACTGGTGTTCCCCCTGGTCTTTCCATGCCTCCACCTGGATTATGCCTGCCAACACCAGAACAAATGCCAATGGGATCAGGTGGCGCAACACAATACCTTCACCTTGGCTTTCCATCAGTAAATCATATGCCACCATGGACAGGTCAGGTTATGATGGGGAATCAACTGATGTATCACACTGGCGACATGTTGGCTTACCCACCTTCCCCCTTAGTCAGCCGTCAATCGTCACCATCCCAGTCTCGATCTCCTAGTCGCAGTAATTCCCCAATGGGTCGCAGAAATAATACAATGCCGCGCACCTCTTCGCAAGTGACTCAGTCTACTTCGAATACCTTAACATCAACGAGTGCCTCTAACAGTCAAACAAGCATCTGCAGCTCAAATGCCAATTCCCTTCCACCACTTCCCACATTGGGTACGAACAGAAGTCATCCTAGTCAACCTCCATTGCTTCCATCACGCTCTGTTCCCTTGTCTATCAGCAGTTCTACTACTTTTTCACGCCATAATAGCATCGAGAATACTCCTTCTACCTTAATTCCGGCAGCACCTCAATCAAAACAACCTCCACCACCACGACTGCGATCTTCAATTTCTGGTGATTCTTTACGAGAAACGTTAGGAAAAGAAATGCCAAATTTCAAAGGCAACTTGCAGAATTTTTCTCTCGACGAG ATCCGAAGAATGAGTGATGAGGACTTGAGGGAAATAGGATTAACACAAAATGCAGTAGGGCAATTACGAAGTATAGTTAAGAGTCAAACTACTAACGGCttaaatcaaatttctactgataaaaaattagataGTGCTAGCAGCACAACACACACAGTTGTAGATTCAGTTGAAAATGag gCTATACCAGGAATGGAGATGTTAAATGATAATGGAAATCAAAGCAGTAAGTCAATGCCATTACAGGAACAGCATCCAGCGATGCATCATCATCATAATCATGCAGCTACGCCTAATTTACGACGATATCCTACTATGCCACCATTAGATCCTGCGCAAATACAAATGTATCCTGCACCACCACCAATGTATGCTGCACAAAATGCACCATGCTATGCCTGTCTTACATTACCTGTCGCTGGGGTACAAAATCGATATTCAAG gtGCAATGCTCAACACGTATATTGTTTAACACAATTACAAGCCTTGAGGTTAGATCCTGAAAACAGCAGGCATTGTTCACAGAGTAGTAGTTCTGATAGTACTGGTAGTAGATCTCCGCCAGAGACTCCTCCGGCAGCACCGTGGGTGAGCGGCAGTGAGAGCAATCCACCGCCAGTTACTGATCATCTTAGTTCTGCACCGGTACATTCTACAAGTGCAGTATCACATCCAGCATCCCAACAACCTATACAATCGGGCCCGGAAAGGCAGCGTACTAGAAGAAATCAGACACATGTAATGCGTCATAAAAATCAAATGGTGAACGGCGGTGGGCCACCGAATCTTTCACAATGCGTTTCCTTTCCCACGCCACCTTCGCAGTCGCAGGTCACGTATCTGCCGCATGGTCATTTTCCGGCTTTGAGACCGAGTAGTGGTATTTATTCTAACTTCTCACATGGACCGTATGCAAGACCAGCTTATCCGACCACGTACCAACCGAATGGTGAAATGATGTACCAATATCCTGGACATCCATCCTCGGGAGGAACACCACCACCTCCACCGAATGCAGCCGCGACACCTGTTCAGGCGCCGTATATGCCACCTACTCCGATTGTTACATATGCACCAGCTGCCGTCCCACCAACGAAAATTTCGTGCTATAATTGTGGCAGTAGTAGTCATCTTGCAGTTGACTGTAAAGATCAAACCATGGAAGATCTTACCAAAAAAG CTCAATACCGCTTAGATTACAGTATAATGAAACAACCTGGAGAGTGCCCAAATTCTGACAAGTGA